The proteins below are encoded in one region of Eubacterium sp. 1001713B170207_170306_E7:
- a CDS encoding phosphate-starvation-inducible PsiE family protein: MQHKIQNKLLGFVRILEIFIAILIAIAIIISALALIPDLWQFIGNYGDSQAFRVFLGYAFNTLIGIEFLKMLIKHSTASVIEVLLFAIARELIVEHTTPFENLLSIISIAILFAIRRFLFVTTFDDGECKDGVSQGGLMWFKHRFKKREAPSNDSILAVSEGPENILSDDKGENNHENKSSN; this comes from the coding sequence ATGCAACATAAAATTCAAAATAAGCTTTTGGGCTTTGTACGGATACTGGAGATTTTTATCGCCATCCTCATCGCCATTGCCATTATTATTTCAGCCCTTGCTCTGATTCCCGATCTTTGGCAGTTTATTGGAAATTATGGCGACTCGCAGGCCTTTAGGGTGTTTTTGGGCTATGCCTTTAACACGCTCATCGGGATTGAGTTTCTCAAAATGCTGATCAAGCATTCGACAGCGTCGGTTATAGAGGTTTTATTGTTTGCCATTGCCAGAGAATTGATCGTTGAGCACACCACGCCCTTCGAAAATTTATTGAGTATCATATCCATCGCCATCCTGTTCGCCATCCGGCGTTTTCTGTTTGTCACCACCTTTGACGACGGGGAATGCAAAGATGGCGTGTCCCAGGGTGGACTGATGTGGTTTAAGCACCGCTTTAAAAAGCGTGAGGCCCCGTCAAATGATAGCATTTTAGCGGTTTCTGAAGGTCCGGAAAACATTTTAAGTGACGACAAAGGAGAAAACAACCATGAAAACAAAAGTAGCAACTGA
- a CDS encoding phospholipid carrier-dependent glycosyltransferase, which yields MTEKFYHLSKKEIIFLVAVILIYGVVGYWNLGSRVEPQTYYDMEEGTPAAEFELQKQPVSIALYPTVNDSSKYVGIEILCSSDGVNWTQAFDTRDDDTDYTAAMIWYHYPLKTDERTRYIKIKKLDTANRLVLSEVAFYDEKGNRLAATPLNEGSAQLLDEQDTVQTSSDRLNSAYFDESYFPSSALEMQDGLSVAEMDHPPVGRLIIGLGMDLFGRTPFGFRFMQVLFGIAMLPLLYFFGKALFKSPLWAGIATLLLAFDFLHYAQTRIGTLDAFLVFFILAMYAFLYFFHISTAKPARYVFLLLSGIFTGFAIGTKWSGCYAALGLAVLYFYWFIRDMVKGDKSVRRQRLGESFFCCLAFIAIPVTIYTLSYIPYAGTIPEKGFFEVFFGHQQQMFGYHTGASTHYHHPYSSKWYTWLLALKPVFYYYQKAPETIYLYATGNPMVWGIGLLGTTFALVHGIWRRHSAGIVIGVGYFSQMIPWLFITRDTFLYHYFPMIPFLMLGVGYLFKYMGCTPQAKPWKKAYIELFMVLAVFSFICAFPFIYGSPMKWETVLFMRQLFMVFAGVMGGALLLLMVYDGYHLRRIKKETSLPDENNGDVL from the coding sequence ATGACAGAAAAGTTTTATCATCTGAGTAAAAAGGAAATCATTTTTCTGGTAGCGGTAATCCTGATTTACGGCGTTGTAGGCTACTGGAATCTGGGCTCCAGAGTTGAGCCCCAGACCTATTATGATATGGAGGAGGGGACACCTGCCGCAGAATTTGAGCTTCAAAAACAGCCGGTCTCCATCGCGCTGTATCCGACGGTCAATGATTCCTCAAAATATGTGGGCATCGAGATATTGTGCTCGAGCGACGGAGTAAACTGGACACAGGCCTTTGATACACGTGACGACGACACCGACTACACGGCCGCCATGATCTGGTACCACTATCCGTTGAAAACGGATGAGAGAACCCGCTACATCAAAATTAAAAAATTGGACACCGCCAACCGCTTAGTCTTAAGCGAGGTGGCCTTTTACGATGAAAAAGGGAACAGGCTGGCGGCAACGCCCCTTAACGAGGGCTCCGCGCAGCTTCTGGATGAACAGGACACTGTGCAGACCAGCTCAGACCGCCTGAACAGTGCATACTTTGATGAGAGCTATTTTCCATCTTCGGCGCTGGAGATGCAGGACGGACTAAGTGTGGCCGAAATGGACCACCCTCCGGTAGGCCGTCTGATCATTGGCCTGGGAATGGACCTTTTTGGCAGAACACCCTTTGGCTTCCGCTTTATGCAGGTACTTTTCGGCATCGCCATGCTGCCCCTGCTCTATTTCTTTGGTAAAGCTCTGTTCAAATCGCCCCTGTGGGCTGGTATCGCTACGCTGCTGCTGGCTTTTGACTTTTTACACTATGCCCAGACACGGATCGGGACCCTGGATGCCTTTCTCGTCTTTTTTATTCTGGCCATGTACGCCTTCTTGTACTTTTTCCACATCAGTACTGCCAAGCCTGCCCGGTACGTGTTTTTACTGCTCAGCGGGATTTTCACCGGCTTTGCCATTGGCACAAAATGGTCGGGCTGTTACGCGGCCCTTGGACTGGCGGTTCTGTATTTTTACTGGTTCATCCGTGATATGGTAAAAGGGGACAAAAGCGTCCGGCGTCAAAGACTGGGCGAGTCCTTTTTCTGCTGCCTGGCTTTTATTGCGATTCCTGTGACCATCTACACACTGTCCTATATTCCTTACGCAGGCACTATACCGGAAAAAGGCTTTTTCGAGGTGTTTTTCGGTCATCAGCAGCAGATGTTTGGCTATCATACCGGGGCGTCAACCCACTACCACCATCCCTATTCCTCCAAGTGGTATACCTGGCTTCTGGCTCTGAAGCCAGTATTTTACTATTATCAAAAAGCGCCGGAAACCATTTATCTTTACGCGACAGGCAACCCGATGGTCTGGGGAATCGGTCTTCTGGGTACGACCTTTGCGCTGGTGCACGGGATATGGAGGCGCCACTCTGCGGGCATCGTCATCGGGGTCGGGTACTTTTCCCAGATGATCCCCTGGCTTTTTATCACGCGGGATACCTTTTTGTACCACTACTTCCCCATGATTCCTTTCCTGATGCTGGGAGTGGGCTACCTGTTTAAGTACATGGGCTGTACACCCCAGGCAAAGCCCTGGAAAAAGGCGTACATCGAGCTGTTTATGGTGCTTGCCGTCTTTTCGTTTATCTGCGCTTTCCCGTTTATTTATGGTAGCCCTATGAAGTGGGAGACGGTGCTGTTTATGCGCCAGCTGTTCATGGTATTTGCCGGTGTGATGGGTGGCGCTCTGCTGCTGCTCATGGTCTATGACGGCTATCATCTGCGGCGCATAAAAAAAGAAACCAGTCTGCCGGATGAAAATAATGGAGATGTGCTTTAA
- a CDS encoding YfhO family protein, with amino-acid sequence MESKKTAMKNKQTIWWSIPFLAALAVVLPLCLKEGIPFGNDASFHLSRIVSIAEGLKNGVFLPGVYADYFNGYGYGNGLFYPDLFLYIPALLMLSGIPSITAYKIFLVILTGAMACTMYFSVKTVWRSDFAASVSTVLYLLCSFHTTDLYQRSSVGELLAFVFLPLIVAGFWEVVYGAPEKWPLLFAGFTGLVLSHVLTAVMMGVFSAVFLLFSLPALVRERQRLAAFGKAVLWSVILTMFFLLPMLEQMLLNPVWGDTGLLGSISDWAVPFKDLILAVPQSVGEKYVPPAGIGLALTLLVTAGLFVNRSDKLVRLLSVSGLLLLFCASAYFPWHLLEGVLSILQFPWRLYLFISVFWCFASGRIVEGIAEKRENQAVIAAVTAGIMLIGYFVNVAYTYKNYAEMLVNTYPAFAAGCEYLPEDVTLSHLQEVQTNPRNIAKRTNYNLYSMNLERNASYELPLIYYSGYEAVLNGVRVTVSRNSNGMAEVAVNETGTLMVQYKGTLLRRVSETVSLLGVIVGTALLVKNRRKENDQNDRKVLSSE; translated from the coding sequence ATGGAATCTAAAAAAACCGCTATGAAAAATAAACAAACTATTTGGTGGAGCATCCCTTTTCTGGCTGCTCTGGCGGTGGTCTTACCACTGTGTCTAAAGGAGGGGATTCCCTTTGGAAATGATGCGAGCTTCCATCTTTCCAGAATTGTTTCCATCGCGGAGGGGCTTAAAAACGGTGTTTTTTTACCAGGGGTCTATGCCGATTACTTTAACGGCTATGGTTACGGCAATGGGCTTTTTTACCCGGATTTGTTTTTGTATATTCCAGCCCTGCTGATGCTTTCAGGCATACCATCTATCACAGCCTATAAAATTTTTTTGGTAATACTCACAGGCGCCATGGCCTGCACCATGTATTTTTCGGTCAAAACAGTATGGCGCTCAGACTTTGCGGCATCGGTTTCCACGGTGCTGTATCTTCTGTGCTCTTTTCATACCACGGATTTGTACCAGCGGTCATCGGTGGGGGAGCTTCTGGCCTTCGTATTTCTGCCGCTGATTGTGGCCGGCTTCTGGGAGGTGGTTTACGGCGCTCCTGAAAAGTGGCCATTGCTGTTTGCCGGCTTTACCGGCCTGGTGCTGTCACATGTTCTGACCGCTGTGATGATGGGAGTGTTTTCCGCTGTTTTTCTGCTGTTTAGCTTACCGGCTCTGGTCCGTGAACGGCAGCGGCTGGCAGCGTTTGGAAAAGCAGTGCTCTGGAGTGTTATTCTAACCATGTTTTTTCTGCTTCCAATGCTGGAACAGATGCTGCTTAACCCCGTTTGGGGTGACACCGGATTGCTCGGCAGCATTTCGGACTGGGCTGTGCCATTTAAAGATTTGATTCTGGCAGTCCCTCAGAGCGTCGGGGAAAAATATGTCCCTCCGGCGGGTATCGGCCTGGCCCTGACCCTGCTGGTGACAGCCGGCTTGTTTGTTAACAGGTCAGACAAGCTGGTACGGCTGCTCTCGGTGTCCGGGCTGCTCTTGCTTTTCTGCGCTTCGGCGTACTTTCCCTGGCACCTGCTTGAGGGAGTCCTGTCAATCCTTCAGTTCCCGTGGCGGCTCTACTTGTTTATTTCGGTTTTCTGGTGTTTTGCCTCGGGCAGAATCGTTGAAGGAATCGCGGAGAAAAGAGAAAATCAAGCGGTCATCGCAGCGGTGACTGCGGGAATTATGCTGATTGGCTATTTTGTAAATGTTGCCTATACTTATAAAAATTATGCTGAAATGTTGGTCAACACCTATCCTGCTTTTGCGGCTGGATGCGAGTATCTTCCTGAGGATGTTACCTTGTCACATCTTCAGGAAGTACAAACAAATCCCCGGAACATTGCTAAACGCACTAATTATAATTTGTATAGCATGAATTTAGAGCGAAACGCTTCTTATGAACTGCCGCTTATTTATTATAGCGGTTATGAAGCAGTGCTAAACGGAGTGCGTGTCACGGTCAGTCGAAATTCAAATGGCATGGCAGAAGTAGCGGTTAATGAAACTGGAACCTTGATGGTCCAATACAAAGGGACTCTGCTCAGGCGTGTCAGTGAGACGGTCAGTCTCCTGGGCGTCATCGTCGGAACGGCCCTGCTTGTAAAAAACAGAAGAAAGGAAAATGATCAGAATGACAGAAAAGTTTTATCATCTGAGTAA
- a CDS encoding ABC transporter ATP-binding protein yields the protein MLSLRNVKKAYDGVEILKGITLDIGKGEIVSILGPSGGGKTTLLNLILGITDIDEGQLLYDGEDITRVPMEQRDFNIVFQDYALFPNLNAYNNIVYGLKNKPGISTQDEVDELIGLLDLKPHLDKPVDQLSGGQKQRVALARTLVMKPKVLLLDEPLSALDGVIKESIKDRIKTVAKEFDLTTIIVTHDPEEALTLSDRVLILNGGIISQYAEPQEIITRPGNSFVQEFILNQLIIKRNNIFSLFGECYAQ from the coding sequence ATGTTAAGTTTAAGAAATGTAAAAAAGGCCTATGACGGCGTAGAAATTTTGAAAGGTATCACCCTGGACATCGGAAAGGGCGAAATTGTTTCCATTTTAGGCCCATCCGGCGGCGGCAAAACCACACTGCTCAATCTGATCCTCGGCATCACCGATATTGATGAAGGACAGCTTTTATACGACGGCGAGGATATTACCCGCGTGCCTATGGAACAGCGCGATTTCAACATTGTTTTTCAGGACTATGCCCTTTTCCCAAATCTGAACGCCTACAATAATATCGTCTACGGCCTCAAAAACAAGCCGGGGATTTCCACCCAGGATGAGGTGGATGAACTCATCGGCCTTCTGGATTTAAAGCCACACCTGGACAAGCCTGTCGATCAGCTTTCAGGCGGTCAGAAGCAGCGTGTCGCTCTGGCCCGCACCCTGGTAATGAAGCCAAAGGTATTGCTGTTAGACGAACCGCTGAGCGCCCTTGACGGCGTGATCAAGGAATCTATCAAGGACCGGATCAAAACCGTTGCCAAGGAATTTGATCTGACAACGATCATTGTAACACACGACCCTGAAGAAGCCCTTACCTTATCGGACCGGGTGCTCATTTTAAACGGCGGTATAATTTCACAGTATGCTGAGCCTCAGGAAATCATCACCCGCCCTGGCAACAGCTTTGTTCAGGAGTTTATTCTGAATCAGCTCATCATCAAACGCAACAATATCTTTTCGTTATTCGGAGAATGCTATGCCCAGTAA
- a CDS encoding ABC transporter permease subunit — MPSNSAGEKARPRLRSRANTGTPLELKVIFWIIIVIFAVFLITPLVLLLIKSFNADGRLSLANYAAVLTSAGFLNALLNSFVIACVSALVTTVIAFMLAYTVNSTNVPGWYKSAVSSVAVLPMLLPTITYGFAIIYSFGKQGLITKLLGFQPFEIYGFNGLLLGYVIYTVPIAFMLINNTFKYIDKKFSVVSRVLGDNRFKTFFTTTFKPLIATLGASFIQAFFLSFTDFGIPASVGGEYKVVATTLYNQMLGSIPNFSKGAVVAMMMLIPSVFSILMLRYLEKYNFRYNKISQIELTKNKGRDGLFSILSALVMIGILSIFAVIFIVPFVQSWPYELGFSLDNIKETLFGGQLAGVYLNSIWVAALTAVLGTAVAYLSALVTARSKMGKPSKAAIDGLVQTTNTVPGMVLGIAFLLAFSGTSLQCTFIILIICNIIHYFSTPYLMIKNSLSKMNASWETTGMLMGDSWTKTIFRVVIPNSWSTVFEMFSYYFINAMVTISAVIFIVGARTMVVTTKIKQLQHFGDFEQIFVLSLLILATNLAVKMILKALSKKTERKAA; from the coding sequence ATGCCCAGTAATTCCGCCGGAGAAAAGGCCCGTCCACGGCTGAGAAGCCGGGCGAACACCGGCACCCCTCTGGAGCTGAAGGTTATTTTCTGGATCATCATTGTCATCTTTGCGGTATTTCTTATCACTCCGCTGGTACTGCTGCTCATCAAATCCTTCAATGCAGACGGCCGTCTCAGCCTAGCCAACTACGCCGCTGTTTTAACCAGCGCTGGTTTTTTAAACGCTCTGCTCAACAGCTTTGTCATCGCATGCGTCAGCGCGCTGGTCACCACCGTCATTGCCTTTATGCTGGCCTATACGGTCAACAGCACCAACGTACCCGGCTGGTATAAGAGCGCTGTCTCCAGCGTGGCTGTGCTGCCCATGCTCCTGCCCACCATTACCTACGGCTTTGCCATCATCTATTCCTTTGGCAAGCAGGGCCTTATCACCAAGCTGCTGGGCTTTCAGCCCTTTGAAATTTACGGGTTTAACGGACTGTTGCTGGGCTATGTGATCTATACAGTGCCCATTGCCTTTATGCTCATCAACAATACATTTAAGTACATTGACAAGAAGTTTTCTGTGGTATCCCGTGTGCTCGGGGACAATCGCTTTAAAACTTTTTTCACCACGACCTTTAAACCGCTGATCGCCACCCTGGGGGCTTCTTTTATTCAGGCTTTTTTCCTGAGCTTTACGGACTTTGGGATTCCTGCCTCGGTCGGCGGCGAGTACAAGGTGGTCGCCACCACGCTGTACAACCAGATGCTGGGCTCCATTCCCAATTTCAGCAAGGGCGCGGTAGTGGCCATGATGATGCTCATCCCTTCGGTTTTCAGCATTCTGATGCTGCGCTACCTGGAAAAATACAATTTTCGGTACAATAAGATCTCGCAGATCGAGCTCACAAAAAACAAAGGGCGCGACGGACTGTTCAGCATTCTCTCCGCTCTGGTCATGATCGGCATTCTGTCCATCTTCGCGGTTATTTTTATTGTTCCCTTTGTTCAAAGCTGGCCCTATGAGCTTGGCTTTTCGCTGGATAATATCAAAGAAACTCTGTTTGGCGGCCAGCTGGCCGGTGTGTATCTCAATTCGATATGGGTGGCGGCCCTTACAGCCGTGCTGGGAACAGCCGTCGCTTACCTGAGTGCGCTGGTCACAGCCCGCAGCAAGATGGGCAAGCCCTCCAAAGCCGCCATTGACGGCCTGGTCCAGACCACCAACACCGTACCGGGTATGGTGCTCGGCATCGCCTTTCTGCTGGCTTTTTCCGGCACCAGCCTTCAGTGTACCTTTATTATTTTGATCATCTGCAACATTATCCATTATTTCTCGACCCCCTACCTGATGATCAAAAATTCTTTGTCCAAGATGAACGCCTCCTGGGAAACCACGGGCATGCTCATGGGCGACAGCTGGACAAAAACCATTTTCAGAGTTGTGATCCCCAACTCCTGGTCCACGGTTTTTGAAATGTTCAGCTATTACTTTATCAATGCCATGGTCACCATTTCCGCTGTCATTTTTATTGTGGGGGCCCGCACCATGGTTGTCACCACCAAAATCAAACAGCTTCAGCACTTTGGCGATTTTGAGCAGATTTTTGTTTTATCCCTGCTCATCCTTGCCACCAACCTGGCTGTCAAGATGATTCTAAAAGCCTTATCAAAAAAAACAGAAAGGAAGGCCGCCTGA
- a CDS encoding extracellular solute-binding protein has protein sequence MNKLVKALTAGLLIAATALTAAGCSTASADNRVVIYSNADDEALTAMENALTTGGYEGQYIIQSFATSELGGRMMAEGAKIEADLVTMSTYYLDTAQKESGIFSDLSFDHTTLSGDSPAYSSPITAQEGAIMVNTEVMKAQNLPAPASIKDLANPQYAGQISIPDIEGSSTGWLLVQAVIGAYGETQGAEIMTGIIRNAGPHMESSGSGPFKKVKAGEVALAFGLRHQAVAAKNEGLPIDYIDPSEGSYSLTESIAVINKGNQSNAKAMEMAECIVKNARTELLNTYPLPLYPGETADPVLCTKNPRIFPEALTVDLLQRHQEFSVACKLNK, from the coding sequence ATGAATAAACTCGTAAAAGCACTCACTGCAGGGCTGCTCATTGCCGCCACAGCCCTAACCGCCGCGGGATGCAGCACCGCCAGCGCAGACAACCGGGTCGTTATCTACTCCAATGCCGATGACGAAGCCCTGACCGCCATGGAAAACGCGCTGACTACTGGGGGCTACGAAGGGCAGTACATTATCCAGAGCTTTGCCACCTCTGAACTAGGCGGACGGATGATGGCCGAAGGCGCCAAAATTGAAGCCGACCTGGTGACCATGAGCACTTATTATCTGGATACCGCCCAGAAGGAATCTGGAATATTTTCTGACCTGAGCTTTGACCACACCACCCTGAGTGGTGATTCGCCCGCCTATTCCTCGCCCATTACAGCCCAGGAAGGGGCCATCATGGTCAACACCGAGGTGATGAAAGCGCAAAACCTGCCAGCGCCTGCCTCCATTAAGGACCTGGCCAATCCACAATACGCGGGACAGATATCCATTCCGGATATCGAGGGTTCCTCAACTGGCTGGCTGCTGGTACAGGCGGTCATCGGCGCTTACGGCGAAACGCAGGGCGCGGAAATCATGACCGGAATTATCCGAAATGCCGGCCCGCATATGGAAAGCTCCGGTTCCGGCCCCTTTAAAAAGGTAAAGGCCGGCGAGGTTGCCCTGGCCTTCGGCCTGCGCCATCAGGCTGTAGCCGCTAAAAACGAGGGCCTTCCCATCGACTACATCGATCCGTCCGAAGGCAGCTATTCTTTGACTGAATCCATTGCCGTTATCAATAAAGGCAATCAGTCCAACGCCAAAGCCATGGAGATGGCAGAGTGTATTGTGAAAAATGCCCGAACCGAGCTGCTCAACACCTACCCGCTGCCCTTGTATCCCGGAGAAACCGCCGATCCCGTCCTGTGCACTAAAAATCCCAGGATTTTCCCGGAAGCTCTGACCGTGGATCTTTTACAAAGGCATCAGGAGTTTTCAGTGGCGTGTAAGCTGAATAAATAA
- a CDS encoding 2-aminoethylphosphonate--pyruvate transaminase encodes MEKYKLLTPGPLTTSDAVKAEMLFDHCTWDNEYKAITQRIRAQLLKIAHVGEDTHTAILMQGSGTFGVEAVLSSVIGDEDKVLFITNGAYGERMLDIASYHRLKSLAYNEAYDKIPDAAKVRSLLEENPDITHVAMVHCETTTGILNDIHAIGELCAQFGKTYIVDAMSSFGGIDIPVEEHHIDFMISSANKCIQGVPGFSFIIARTAALQASKGKARSLSLDIYDQWETMNRDGKWRFTSPTHTVLAFSKALDELEERGGVEARYQRYASNNKLLVEKMAELGIHAYIDEPYRSPIITTFLYPQQGFDFTDMYNFVKARGYAIYPGKLTRVDTFRMGNIGEIYQEDIENLYNIFYDYLKQSA; translated from the coding sequence ATGGAAAAATATAAATTATTGACCCCCGGCCCCCTGACAACCAGTGATGCGGTAAAGGCCGAAATGCTTTTTGACCACTGCACCTGGGATAATGAGTATAAAGCCATCACCCAGAGAATCCGGGCGCAGCTGCTAAAAATCGCCCACGTCGGCGAGGATACCCACACTGCCATTCTCATGCAGGGAAGCGGCACCTTTGGCGTTGAAGCCGTGCTTTCGAGTGTAATCGGCGATGAGGATAAGGTGCTGTTCATCACAAACGGCGCCTATGGCGAGCGTATGCTGGACATTGCCAGCTATCACCGTCTCAAGAGCCTAGCCTATAACGAAGCGTACGATAAGATCCCCGATGCTGCTAAAGTACGTTCCCTTCTGGAGGAAAACCCGGACATTACCCATGTGGCCATGGTTCACTGTGAAACCACTACGGGCATTCTCAACGACATTCACGCCATCGGCGAACTCTGCGCGCAGTTTGGCAAAACCTATATTGTCGATGCCATGAGCAGCTTTGGCGGCATCGACATCCCGGTTGAGGAGCACCACATCGATTTTATGATCAGCAGTGCCAACAAATGTATCCAGGGCGTACCGGGTTTTTCCTTTATCATTGCCCGCACCGCTGCCCTTCAGGCTTCGAAGGGCAAGGCACGAAGTCTGTCACTGGATATTTACGACCAGTGGGAAACCATGAACAGGGATGGAAAATGGCGCTTCACCTCCCCTACACATACGGTCCTGGCCTTTTCCAAGGCTCTGGATGAGCTGGAGGAGCGCGGCGGCGTCGAAGCCCGTTATCAGCGTTATGCCTCCAATAATAAGCTTTTAGTCGAAAAAATGGCGGAGCTGGGAATCCATGCCTATATTGACGAACCCTACCGCTCGCCCATTATCACCACCTTCCTCTACCCACAGCAGGGCTTTGATTTTACCGACATGTATAACTTTGTCAAGGCCCGCGGTTATGCCATCTATCCCGGCAAGCTGACCAGGGTGGACACCTTCCGCATGGGCAATATCGGAGAAATATATCAAGAAGATATTGAAAATCTCTATAATATCTTTTATGATTATTTAAAACAGAGCGCTTAG
- the phnX gene encoding phosphonoacetaldehyde hydrolase: MKKIEAVIFDWAGTTIDYGCFAPVQAFMEVFKGFGIEPTIEETRKPMGMLKRDHIRTMMDMLRISSLWQEKYGRSYTEEDIDAMYAQFEEKLMSILDQFADPKPHVLDIVAELRGLGLKIGSTTGYTDEMMAVVTRIAAAKGYAPDCWYSPNAVENYGRPYPFMLFKNLETLGVHSVHNAVKIGDTVSDILEGKNAGVVSIGVVCGSSEMGLTEDEFNQLCDDDKAAAINRVTKTFRDAGADYVIQDLSELIPLIKTLDEK, encoded by the coding sequence ATGAAAAAGATTGAAGCTGTTATTTTTGACTGGGCCGGTACCACGATCGATTACGGATGTTTTGCCCCGGTACAGGCATTTATGGAGGTTTTTAAAGGCTTCGGCATCGAGCCTACCATAGAGGAAACCCGAAAGCCCATGGGTATGCTCAAACGCGACCATATCCGCACCATGATGGATATGCTGCGGATCAGCAGCCTCTGGCAGGAAAAGTACGGACGTAGCTACACCGAAGAGGATATTGACGCCATGTACGCCCAGTTTGAGGAAAAGCTCATGAGTATTCTGGACCAGTTTGCCGATCCCAAGCCCCATGTGCTGGATATTGTGGCAGAACTGCGCGGCCTGGGCCTCAAGATTGGCTCAACCACTGGCTATACCGATGAAATGATGGCTGTGGTTACCCGCATCGCGGCCGCAAAGGGTTACGCGCCGGACTGCTGGTACAGCCCTAACGCTGTGGAAAATTATGGCCGCCCCTACCCCTTTATGCTCTTTAAAAACCTGGAGACCCTGGGTGTGCATTCTGTCCATAACGCTGTAAAAATCGGCGATACAGTCTCCGATATTCTGGAGGGAAAAAACGCCGGTGTGGTCTCCATCGGCGTAGTATGCGGCAGCTCTGAGATGGGGCTGACCGAGGATGAATTCAACCAGCTCTGTGACGACGACAAGGCCGCCGCCATCAACAGGGTAACCAAAACCTTCAGAGATGCCGGCGCAGATTATGTTATTCAGGACCTGAGCGAGCTGATCCCCCTGATCAAAACGCTCGATGAAAAATAA
- a CDS encoding pyridoxamine kinase yields the protein MQNTNDIPKGPLQRVAAIHDISGFGKCSMTVVLPILSAAGIEVVCMPTAVLSTHTGGFEGFTYRDLTSDLPAITEHWKSLDLHFSSIYSGFLGSPEQVDIVSHFIDTFNSDSTLVYVDPVMADEGQLYSVFDDHMVDKMRELCEKADLLLPNITEACFLLKQPYHPGPYTRDYIEKLVRDLSAMGPEKVVLTGVYFDDEKLGAACYDRAEDKVAYAFSEKIPGQFHGTGDIFGSFCLAALLNGESLLDATQFAVDLTTACILRTVARETERREGVDFEGVLPQMMKRLELL from the coding sequence ATGCAAAATACAAACGATATTCCAAAAGGCCCCTTACAGCGGGTGGCCGCGATTCACGATATATCCGGCTTTGGGAAATGCTCCATGACCGTTGTGCTGCCGATTTTATCCGCAGCAGGTATCGAGGTGGTCTGTATGCCCACCGCAGTGCTGTCCACCCATACCGGCGGCTTTGAAGGCTTTACCTACCGTGACCTCACCTCAGATCTTCCGGCGATTACCGAGCACTGGAAGTCTCTGGACCTGCACTTTTCATCGATCTACAGCGGTTTTTTGGGCTCACCGGAGCAGGTGGACATTGTATCCCATTTTATTGATACCTTTAATTCTGACAGCACACTGGTCTATGTGGACCCGGTAATGGCTGATGAAGGCCAGCTTTACAGTGTGTTTGACGACCATATGGTAGATAAAATGCGTGAGCTGTGTGAAAAGGCCGACCTGCTGCTGCCAAACATTACCGAAGCCTGTTTTCTGCTGAAACAGCCCTATCATCCTGGCCCGTATACCAGGGACTATATTGAAAAGCTTGTGCGCGATTTATCCGCCATGGGGCCGGAAAAGGTTGTGCTGACCGGTGTGTATTTCGACGATGAAAAGCTGGGCGCCGCCTGCTATGACCGCGCAGAGGACAAGGTGGCGTACGCCTTCTCTGAAAAAATACCCGGACAGTTCCATGGAACCGGCGATATTTTCGGCAGCTTCTGTCTGGCGGCTCTGCTGAACGGCGAGTCACTTCTGGATGCCACACAGTTTGCTGTCGATCTGACCACGGCCTGTATTCTCAGAACGGTTGCCCGCGAAACCGAACGCCGCGAGGGTGTGGATTTTGAAGGTGTGCTGCCGCAGATGATGAAACGGCTGGAGCTGCTCTAG